The Sulfurihydrogenibium subterraneum DSM 15120 region TTATCATCAAAAAGTAGTCCTGGCTCTGCTGACTCCCAACCTTGATATACAATCATATCAAAAAAGTTTTTCGGATTTATATACTTTACGATTTGTTTATTCCTTGGATTTACGAGAGGATAAGGTTTATTGTCTTTATAGTAATCCCAAAAATCTTCTTTTAGAAAAACTGATATGTTAAAGTTTGTAAGTTGTAGATTACCTTTTTTGGCAACTATAAACTTTTCTATATCGGGATGGTCACTGTTTAAAATACCCATATTTGCACCACGCCTTACACCGCCTTGTTTTATTACCTCTGTCATCTTATCAAAAAGTGTCATAAAAGCTATAGGTCCAGAGCTGACTCCATGGGTTGACCTTACAAAATCACCTTCTGGTCTTAATGTAGAAAAGTTATAACCACATCCTCCTCCTGATTGAAATATCAAAGCTGCATTTTTTAAAGTTTCCATTATAGATAAAAGAGAGTCTTCCATACCTAAAACAAAGCAAGCCATGCCCATTCCAAGAGGATTACCAAAGTTAACAAGTGCAGGTGTGTTTGGCATAAATTTACGACTTACCATAAGGTTATAGTAATCATCTATCTCTTGTTCATAATCTTTAAACTCATCATTTGATAACATATCAAGTATTTGTGAAAGGCTTTTTTTCATTAACTTTTCTTTATTCATTCTTTTATAAAGTCTTTCAAGAGCTTCTAAATGGTATATGTTTAATAAGTACTTTCCTATCCTTGCTTTTCCATCGTAGTCCTCAATTTTGATTTTACTTTCTTTTTGTAAAGAAGATTTTTTAGAAAATACCCTTTCATCGTATAAAATAGAAGGTAAGGCTACATGAATAGCCACCCTTTGAAAAAGTTGTTTAGGGCTTTCAATAACTTTTCCTAATTCGTCTTTGTTTAAATATCTTGAAGCTAACACTTTTAATGCATTTATGTCAAAAGCTTTATCTACTTCATCTATGAAATCTTTATTTAGTATTTGCATTTTCTCTTTTCTGATTTGGGCTCTTTTTTCTCTATAAAGGATGTATGCTTTTGCTACTTTCGAAAGCCCTGTTTCTATCAAAGTTTCTTCAACAACATCCTGTACTTGCTCAACAGTTGGGATTTGGTCAGGAGAAAGTTTACTTTCAAGTTTTTCTACAACTTTTTTAGCTAAAGATTCTGATAAACTTTTATCTTTTTCTCCTACTGCTTGCATGGCTTTCCATATTGCATTAGCTATTTTTGAAGTGTCAAAATCTACAACCCTTCCATCTCTTTTTACAATTTTTCTAATCATAAAATCACCCCTTTTAAAAGTATAAATCTATTTTAGAAAGATTTCAATTATGATAGAAATCATTTTATTTTTACCCGTCTTATTTGAGAATAAATCTCAATTTATTTTAAGAGGTAAATGTTATGGCTATTAAAGATTTAATTAATAAAATAGATTTAATAACAAAAGATTTTATAACAGTTTTAGAATCGGTAGACTCTTACAAAAGAGTTGAACTGTTTAAAACTTACTACGAAACGCTAAAAGTTTTAGAGGAATTACAAGTTAATCAGTATCCGAAGAAAGTGAAAAATTTAAAATAGTATGTTGTAATCTTTTTTTATAAGATATTTTATTCTATAGTAAATAGCTTCTTTCAACTTTTTTCTATCTAGGATGTTCAAGTTTTTTATATCTGAAATGGCTTTTTTTGTGTAAAGTTTTTTTTCTTCTTCTGAAAGATTTTGCCATATTTTTTTGTATATTTCTTCAGAAATATAAAAATTTTTTAAGTTTTTGTCTAAAATATTTATGACGTCTTTATCAACTTCTATACCGTACCTTCTTGCAATTATATCTATATCATCTTCAAAGTATTCTTGCGTTGTAGAATTTTCCACCACTTTAACTTGCTGTTTTTCTTCATTTTGCTCTATCTGTTTTGAAATAGATATAAGTAAGACTTGAGGTTTTTTTGGCTTTTGTAATGGGTAAACCTCTTTAAAACGTTCTAAAATCAGTTTTACTTTTTCGTATCCGTGCTCATTTATTAATTCCTCTAAAACTTGGGACTCTGATGCAGAAAGACTTAATAGGTCTTTACCTACTATGCTTAAGTATATACCTATTACTTCATCAAACTTATCATTTTCCATCT contains the following coding sequences:
- a CDS encoding adenosylcobalamin-dependent ribonucleoside-diphosphate reductase, whose translation is MIRKIVKRDGRVVDFDTSKIANAIWKAMQAVGEKDKSLSESLAKKVVEKLESKLSPDQIPTVEQVQDVVEETLIETGLSKVAKAYILYREKRAQIRKEKMQILNKDFIDEVDKAFDINALKVLASRYLNKDELGKVIESPKQLFQRVAIHVALPSILYDERVFSKKSSLQKESKIKIEDYDGKARIGKYLLNIYHLEALERLYKRMNKEKLMKKSLSQILDMLSNDEFKDYEQEIDDYYNLMVSRKFMPNTPALVNFGNPLGMGMACFVLGMEDSLLSIMETLKNAALIFQSGGGCGYNFSTLRPEGDFVRSTHGVSSGPIAFMTLFDKMTEVIKQGGVRRGANMGILNSDHPDIEKFIVAKKGNLQLTNFNISVFLKEDFWDYYKDNKPYPLVNPRNKQIVKYINPKNFFDMIVYQGWESAEPGLLFDDNINRYNPFLETLGKIESTNPCGEVLLYPNESCDLGSINLWAFVGEEYDGEKRVVKINWEDLERVVRLAVRFLDNILDINKYPLKKIEERTLKTRKIGLGIMGLADTLFELELSYDSKEGLDFMERIMEFINYYSKLESIEIAKKRGSFPYFNKSFYKKGKLPFKGFYEKESWHFDWEKVSEDIKKYGLRNAYTTVIAPTGSISMIAGCSAGIEPVYSLIYEKKVTIGSFYYVNPVFERFMEREGLFDDNLIKDVIRNNGSIQNIPYIPQKYKKIFKTAKDISGKDHIKALASLQKWVDSSVSKTINFPENVSIEEMKEAYLLAHELGCKGLTVYREKSISGVYTVPTEEKEERKVMTSLKDEKVKGPSIYKEITASFDTQEDYSTSSEKCPQCGTPLIVKEGCKSCPNCGWSVCSL